From one Pseudomonas sp. MYb118 genomic stretch:
- the ahpC gene encoding alkyl hydroperoxide reductase subunit C has protein sequence MPIINSQVKPFKADAFKNGDFVKVSDADLKGKWSVVFFYPADFTFVCPTELEDLADNYDAFQKLGVEIYSVSTDTHFAHAAWHNTSPAIGKIQYTMIGDPTHAISRNFDVLIEEAGLADRGTFVINPEGQIKIVELNDGGVGRDASELLRKIKAAQYVAAHPGQVCPAKWKEGEATLAPSLDLVGKI, from the coding sequence ATGCCTATCATCAACAGCCAAGTTAAACCGTTCAAAGCAGACGCCTTCAAAAACGGCGACTTCGTGAAAGTCTCGGACGCTGACCTGAAAGGCAAGTGGTCTGTCGTGTTCTTCTACCCAGCCGACTTCACCTTCGTTTGCCCAACCGAGCTGGAAGACCTGGCTGACAACTACGACGCGTTCCAGAAACTGGGCGTCGAAATCTACAGCGTTTCCACCGACACTCATTTTGCCCACGCTGCCTGGCACAACACTTCGCCAGCCATTGGCAAAATCCAGTACACCATGATCGGCGACCCAACCCACGCCATCTCCCGCAACTTCGACGTGCTGATCGAAGAAGCTGGCCTGGCTGACCGTGGCACCTTCGTGATCAACCCTGAAGGCCAGATCAAAATCGTTGAACTCAACGATGGCGGCGTAGGCCGTGACGCTTCCGAACTGCTGCGCAAAATCAAGGCAGCCCAGTACGTCGCTGCTCACCCAGGCCAGGTTTGCCCAGCCAAGTGGAAAGAAGGCGAGGCCACTCTGGCTCCGTCCCTGGACCTGGTCGGCAAGATCTAA
- a CDS encoding DUF4946 domain-containing protein has product MIRSCPSLFVLLGLLSGVALADAPVVTWPSGWEIEAVPQDGAQPQLSRQRAVKHDPGGTPVMVMELTTTAVDSGHQVNLQGVLLEMRKSVQKDFFQGGYQSVCNKIHPATLSRLTALETTCTITQNGRHVLSQTLVAALDGDKAYVFSYAGQAEAYKASEDEIALARNSLKL; this is encoded by the coding sequence ATGATCCGATCCTGTCCATCGCTGTTCGTTCTGTTGGGTTTGCTGTCCGGCGTTGCCCTGGCCGATGCGCCTGTCGTCACCTGGCCTTCCGGCTGGGAAATCGAAGCGGTGCCGCAGGATGGTGCCCAGCCGCAACTGTCCCGCCAGCGGGCGGTGAAACATGATCCGGGCGGTACGCCGGTGATGGTCATGGAGTTGACCACAACCGCGGTGGACAGTGGGCATCAGGTCAATTTGCAAGGCGTGTTACTGGAGATGCGCAAGTCCGTGCAGAAGGACTTTTTCCAGGGCGGTTATCAAAGCGTGTGCAATAAGATCCACCCGGCGACGCTGAGCCGGTTAACGGCGCTGGAAACCACCTGCACGATTACCCAGAACGGCCGCCATGTGCTCTCGCAAACATTGGTCGCGGCGCTGGATGGCGATAAGGCGTATGTTTTTTCCTACGCGGGGCAGGCCGAGGCTTATAAGGCCAGCGAGGACGAAATAGCGCTGGCTCGTAACAGTCTGAAACTTTAG
- a CDS encoding aldo/keto reductase translates to MSYRTLGHSGLQVSTLTLGTMMFGEQTSTEDSLRIIDKAWDQGINFIDTADVYTGGRSEEIVGEAIAANRHQWVLATKVGFGPADGVPNRSGLSRKHLFNGIDASLTRLGTDYLDIYYLHREDHNTPLAVTVSAMGDLIRQGKVRYWGLSNYRGWRIAEVIRLADQLGVDRPVISQPLYNIVNRQAEPEQITAAQNYGLGVVPFSPLARGVLSGKYAPDAKPDANSRAGRADKRILEVEWRVESLRIAQQIQQYTQERGVGIVEFAIAWVLNNSAVTSAIVGPRTEEQWDAYTKAQAVKITAEDEAFIDSLVTPGHASTPGFNDVGHFVSGRRAR, encoded by the coding sequence ATGAGCTATCGCACGTTGGGTCATTCCGGTTTGCAGGTGTCCACCCTGACCCTGGGCACCATGATGTTTGGCGAGCAGACCAGCACCGAGGATTCCCTGCGGATCATCGACAAGGCCTGGGACCAGGGCATCAATTTCATCGACACCGCCGACGTCTACACAGGCGGGCGCTCCGAGGAAATCGTCGGCGAAGCGATTGCCGCCAACCGTCACCAGTGGGTGCTCGCCACCAAGGTCGGTTTCGGTCCGGCCGATGGCGTACCCAATCGTTCAGGGCTGAGCCGCAAGCACCTGTTCAACGGCATCGACGCCAGCCTGACGCGCCTGGGCACGGACTATCTGGACATCTATTACCTGCACCGCGAGGACCACAACACACCGCTTGCGGTCACGGTATCGGCGATGGGCGACCTGATCCGCCAGGGCAAGGTGCGTTACTGGGGCCTGTCGAACTACCGTGGCTGGCGCATTGCCGAGGTGATCCGCCTGGCCGATCAACTGGGGGTCGACCGCCCGGTGATCAGCCAGCCGCTGTACAACATCGTCAACCGCCAGGCCGAGCCCGAGCAGATCACCGCCGCGCAGAACTACGGCCTGGGCGTGGTGCCCTTCAGCCCGCTGGCCCGTGGCGTGCTCAGCGGCAAATACGCCCCGGACGCCAAACCCGACGCCAACAGCCGCGCCGGCCGTGCCGACAAGCGCATCCTGGAAGTCGAATGGCGCGTCGAATCCCTGCGCATCGCCCAGCAGATCCAGCAATACACCCAGGAGCGCGGCGTGGGCATCGTCGAGTTCGCGATTGCCTGGGTGCTCAACAACAGCGCCGTCACCTCGGCCATCGTCGGGCCGCGCACCGAGGAACAATGGGACGCCTACACCAAGGCGCAGGCGGTGAAGATCACCGCCGAGGACGAAGCGTTCATCGACTCGCTGGTGACACCGGGGCATGCCTCGACACCGGGGTTCAATGATGTCGGGCATTTTGTTTCGGGGCGTAGGGCTCGGTGA
- the ahpF gene encoding alkyl hydroperoxide reductase subunit F, translated as MLDANLKAQLKSYLERVTQPIEIVASLDDGAKSQEMLELLKDVASLSTLITLIDSGDDARKPSFSINRPGQDISLRFAGLPMGHEFTSLVLALLQVGGHPSKASVEVIEQIRSLKGEFNFETYFSLSCQNCPDVVQALNLMAVLNPNIRHVAIDGALFQAEVDERKIMAVPSIYLNGEVFGQGRMGLEEILAKIDTSGAERQAEKISAKEAFDVLVVGGGPAGASAAIYAARKGIRTGVAAERFGGQVLDTMAIENFISVQETEGPKLASALEEHVKQYDVDIMNLQRANALIPAKNPGELHEVRFESGASLKTKALILATGARWREMGVPGEQEYKAKGVCFCPHCDGPLFKGKRVAVIGGGNSGVEAAIDLAGIVSHVTLLEFDSKLRADAVLQRKLFSLPNVDVITSALTSEVKGDGEKVTGLVYKDRDSGEFKTVNLEGIFVQIGLLPNTDWLKGTVELSPRGEIIVDARGETSLPGVFAAGDVTTVPYKQIVIAVGEGAKASLSAFDHLIRTSAPA; from the coding sequence ATGTTGGACGCCAATCTTAAAGCCCAGTTGAAATCGTACCTGGAACGGGTCACCCAACCGATCGAGATCGTTGCTTCGCTCGACGACGGTGCGAAATCCCAGGAAATGCTCGAACTGTTGAAAGACGTTGCCAGTCTTTCCACCCTCATTACCTTGATCGACAGCGGTGACGATGCTCGCAAGCCATCGTTCTCGATCAATCGCCCAGGCCAGGACATCAGCCTGCGGTTTGCCGGCCTGCCGATGGGCCACGAATTCACCTCGCTGGTGCTGGCCCTGCTGCAAGTCGGCGGCCACCCATCGAAGGCCAGTGTCGAAGTGATCGAACAGATCCGTTCGCTCAAAGGCGAATTCAACTTCGAGACCTACTTCTCGCTGTCCTGCCAGAACTGCCCGGACGTGGTCCAGGCGCTGAACCTGATGGCGGTGCTGAACCCGAACATCCGCCACGTCGCCATCGACGGCGCGCTGTTCCAGGCCGAAGTCGATGAGCGCAAGATCATGGCCGTGCCCAGCATCTACTTGAATGGCGAAGTGTTCGGCCAGGGTCGCATGGGCCTGGAAGAAATCCTCGCCAAGATCGACACCAGTGGTGCCGAGCGCCAGGCCGAGAAGATCAGCGCCAAGGAAGCCTTTGACGTGCTGGTGGTCGGCGGTGGCCCGGCCGGTGCTTCGGCGGCGATCTACGCGGCCCGTAAAGGCATCCGCACCGGTGTCGCGGCCGAACGTTTTGGCGGCCAGGTGCTGGACACCATGGCCATCGAGAACTTCATCTCCGTGCAGGAGACCGAAGGGCCGAAGCTGGCCAGTGCACTGGAAGAACACGTCAAGCAGTACGACGTCGACATCATGAACCTGCAACGGGCCAACGCGCTGATCCCGGCGAAGAACCCTGGCGAGTTGCACGAAGTACGCTTCGAAAGCGGCGCGAGCCTGAAAACCAAGGCGCTGATCCTGGCCACCGGCGCCCGCTGGCGCGAAATGGGCGTGCCTGGCGAGCAGGAATACAAAGCCAAGGGCGTGTGCTTCTGCCCGCACTGCGACGGTCCGCTGTTCAAGGGCAAGCGTGTGGCAGTGATCGGCGGCGGCAACTCCGGCGTCGAAGCGGCCATCGACTTGGCGGGTATCGTCAGCCACGTCACGCTGCTGGAGTTCGACAGCAAGCTGCGCGCCGATGCGGTACTGCAACGCAAGCTGTTCAGCCTGCCCAACGTCGACGTGATCACCAGCGCGCTGACCAGCGAAGTGAAGGGCGACGGTGAGAAGGTTACGGGCCTGGTGTACAAGGACCGCGATTCGGGCGAGTTCAAGACGGTCAACCTCGAAGGCATCTTCGTGCAGATCGGCTTGCTGCCTAACACCGACTGGCTCAAGGGCACCGTCGAGTTGTCGCCCCGTGGCGAGATCATCGTCGACGCCCGTGGCGAAACCTCGCTGCCGGGTGTATTCGCCGCCGGTGACGTGACCACCGTGCCGTACAAGCAGATCGTGATTGCGGTCGGCGAGGGCGCCAAGGCCTCCCTGAGCGCCTTCGACCACCTGATCCGCACCTCGGCCCCGGCGTAA
- the hppD gene encoding 4-hydroxyphenylpyruvate dioxygenase, whose translation MADLYENPMGLMGFEFIEFASPTPNTLEPIFEIMGFTKVATHRSKDVHLYRQGAINLILNNEPHSVASYFAAEHGPSVCGMAFRVKDSQKAYKRALELGAQPIHIETGPMELHLPAIKGIGGAPLYLIDRFGEGSSIYDIDFVYLEGVDRNPVGAGLKIIDHLTHNVYRGRMAYWANFYEKLFNFREIRYFDIKGEYTGLTSKAMTAPDGMIRIPLNEESSKGAGQIEEFLMQFNGEGIQHVAFLTDDLVGTWDRLKKIGMRFMTAPPDTYYEMLEGRLPNHGEPVNELQSRGILLDGSSEAGDKRLLLQIFSETLMGPVFFEFIQRKGDDGFGEGNFKALFESIERDQIRRGVLNAE comes from the coding sequence ATGGCAGATCTATACGAAAACCCAATGGGCCTGATGGGCTTCGAGTTCATCGAATTCGCATCGCCAACGCCCAACACCCTGGAGCCGATCTTCGAGATCATGGGCTTCACCAAGGTCGCGACCCACCGTTCCAAGGACGTGCACCTGTATCGCCAGGGCGCGATCAATCTGATCCTCAACAACGAGCCGCACAGCGTGGCCTCGTACTTTGCCGCCGAGCACGGGCCGTCGGTGTGCGGCATGGCATTTCGCGTCAAGGACTCGCAGAAGGCCTACAAGCGCGCACTGGAACTCGGCGCGCAGCCGATCCACATCGAAACCGGGCCGATGGAACTGCACCTGCCGGCGATCAAGGGCATTGGCGGTGCGCCGCTGTACCTGATCGACCGTTTCGGCGAAGGCAGCTCGATCTATGACATCGACTTCGTCTACCTCGAAGGCGTCGACCGTAACCCGGTGGGCGCGGGCCTGAAAATCATCGACCACCTGACCCACAACGTCTATCGCGGGCGCATGGCGTACTGGGCGAATTTCTACGAGAAGCTGTTCAACTTCCGCGAAATCCGCTACTTCGACATCAAGGGCGAATACACCGGCCTGACGTCCAAGGCGATGACCGCACCGGACGGCATGATCCGCATTCCGCTCAACGAAGAGTCGTCCAAGGGCGCCGGGCAGATCGAAGAGTTCCTGATGCAGTTCAACGGCGAAGGCATCCAGCACGTGGCGTTCCTCACCGACGACCTGGTCGGCACCTGGGACCGCCTGAAGAAGATCGGCATGCGCTTCATGACCGCACCGCCCGACACCTACTACGAAATGCTCGAAGGTCGCCTGCCGAATCACGGCGAACCGGTGAACGAACTGCAATCGCGGGGCATCCTGCTCGACGGCTCTTCCGAGGCCGGCGACAAGCGCCTGCTGTTGCAGATCTTCTCGGAAACCCTGATGGGGCCGGTGTTCTTCGAATTCATCCAGCGCAAGGGCGATGACGGTTTCGGCGAGGGCAACTTCAAGGCGCTGTTCGAGTCGATCGAGCGTGATCAGATTCGGCGTGGGGTGTTGAACGCCGAGTAA
- the gorA gene encoding glutathione-disulfide reductase has translation MAFDFDLYVIGAGSGGVRAARFAAGFGAKVAVAESRYLGGTCVNVGCVPKKLLVFGAHFAEDFEQSAGFGWTLGEADFDWATLIANKDREINRLNGIYRNLLVNSGVTLHEGHASIVDPHTVEINGERFTAKNILIATGGWPQIPEIPGHEHAISSNQAFFLKTLPKRVLVVGGGYIAVEFAGIFHGLGAQTTLLYRGDLFLRGFDGSVRKHLQEELTKRGLDLQFNADIERIEKLADGSLKATLKDGRVLETDCVFYATGRRPMLDNLGLENTAVKLNDKGFVEVDEQYQTAEPSILALGDVIGRVQLTPVALAEGMAVARRLFKPEQYRPVDYKMIPTAVFSLPNIGTVGLTEEEARAAGHDVVIFESRFRPMKLTLTECQERTLMKLVVDGKTDKVLGCHMVGPDAGEIVQGLAIALKAGATKRDFDDTIGVHPTAAEEFVTMRTPV, from the coding sequence ATGGCCTTTGATTTTGACCTGTATGTAATTGGTGCCGGTTCCGGCGGTGTACGCGCGGCGCGGTTCGCGGCGGGGTTTGGCGCCAAGGTGGCTGTGGCCGAGAGCCGCTACCTGGGTGGCACCTGCGTCAACGTCGGTTGCGTGCCGAAAAAACTGCTGGTGTTCGGCGCGCACTTCGCCGAAGACTTCGAACAGTCTGCGGGCTTTGGCTGGACCCTGGGCGAGGCCGATTTCGACTGGGCGACGCTGATCGCCAACAAGGATCGCGAGATCAACCGTCTCAACGGCATCTACCGCAACCTGCTGGTCAACAGCGGCGTGACCCTGCATGAAGGCCACGCCAGCATCGTCGACCCGCACACGGTCGAGATCAACGGTGAGCGTTTCACCGCGAAAAACATCCTGATCGCCACTGGCGGCTGGCCGCAGATCCCCGAGATTCCGGGGCACGAGCATGCGATCAGTTCCAACCAGGCGTTCTTCCTCAAGACCCTGCCAAAACGCGTGCTGGTGGTGGGCGGTGGCTACATCGCCGTCGAATTCGCCGGGATCTTCCACGGCCTGGGCGCCCAGACCACCTTGCTGTACCGCGGTGACCTGTTCCTGCGCGGCTTCGACGGCTCGGTGCGCAAACACCTGCAGGAAGAACTGACCAAGCGCGGCCTGGACCTGCAATTCAACGCCGACATCGAGCGCATCGAAAAACTCGCCGACGGCAGCCTCAAGGCGACGCTCAAGGACGGTCGCGTGCTGGAGACCGACTGCGTGTTCTACGCCACCGGCCGGCGCCCGATGCTGGACAACCTCGGCCTGGAAAACACCGCGGTCAAACTCAACGACAAAGGTTTTGTCGAGGTCGACGAGCAATACCAGACCGCCGAACCGTCGATCCTCGCCCTTGGCGATGTGATCGGCCGGGTCCAACTCACCCCGGTGGCCCTGGCCGAAGGCATGGCCGTGGCGCGGCGCCTGTTCAAGCCCGAGCAGTATCGCCCGGTGGATTACAAGATGATCCCGACGGCGGTGTTCAGCCTGCCGAACATCGGCACCGTCGGCCTGACCGAGGAAGAGGCGCGGGCGGCCGGGCATGACGTGGTGATTTTCGAAAGCCGCTTCCGGCCGATGAAACTGACCCTGACCGAGTGCCAGGAACGCACGCTGATGAAGCTGGTGGTGGACGGCAAGACCGACAAGGTCCTGGGTTGCCACATGGTCGGCCCGGATGCCGGCGAAATCGTCCAGGGCCTGGCCATCGCCCTGAAAGCCGGCGCCACCAAGCGCGACTTCGACGACACCATCGGCGTACACCCGACGGCGGCGGAAGAATTCGTGACCATGCGGACCCCGGTCTAA
- the rarD gene encoding EamA family transporter RarD, which translates to MSKGIALSVSASVLFAVMYYYTSLLTPLNGVEIFGWRMLLTAPCMTLFILLSGEWKRAVEIVRRVAADPKLIACLIVSAALLGVQLWLFMWAPLNGYSLDVSLGYFLLPLAMVLTGRIAYGERLSYLQKVAVFFASLGVANELYQVGGFSWATLVVVVGYPLYFVLRKWLKSDNLGGLWLDMAIMLPVAWWFVHGGANGFGVFDQAPALMWLIPLLGLISASALVVYIIASRLLPFSLFGLLSYVEPVLLLGVALLLGESIKPGEWLTYIPIWMAVLVLVFEGFKHLMRQRRP; encoded by the coding sequence TTGTCTAAAGGTATCGCTCTATCGGTTTCAGCCTCGGTGCTGTTTGCCGTCATGTATTACTACACCTCACTGCTCACCCCATTGAATGGTGTGGAGATTTTCGGCTGGCGCATGCTGCTGACCGCGCCGTGCATGACCTTGTTCATCCTGCTTTCCGGCGAGTGGAAACGTGCCGTGGAGATCGTGCGACGCGTGGCCGCCGACCCGAAGCTGATCGCCTGCCTGATCGTTTCCGCCGCCCTGCTTGGCGTGCAGCTGTGGCTGTTCATGTGGGCACCGCTCAACGGCTACAGCCTGGATGTGTCGCTGGGCTACTTCCTGTTGCCGCTGGCCATGGTGCTGACCGGGCGCATCGCCTATGGCGAACGCCTGTCGTACCTGCAAAAAGTCGCGGTGTTCTTCGCTAGCCTCGGTGTGGCCAATGAGCTGTATCAGGTCGGCGGCTTCTCCTGGGCCACGCTGGTGGTGGTGGTCGGCTACCCGCTGTATTTCGTGCTGCGCAAATGGCTGAAATCCGACAACCTTGGCGGTCTGTGGCTGGACATGGCCATCATGCTGCCCGTCGCCTGGTGGTTCGTGCACGGCGGCGCCAACGGTTTCGGCGTGTTCGACCAGGCCCCGGCCCTGATGTGGCTGATCCCGCTGCTCGGGCTGATCAGCGCCTCGGCGCTGGTGGTCTACATCATCGCCAGCCGCCTGCTGCCGTTCAGCCTGTTCGGCCTGCTCAGTTATGTGGAGCCGGTATTGCTGCTGGGTGTGGCGTTGCTGCTGGGGGAAAGCATCAAGCCTGGGGAATGGCTGACCTACATCCCGATCTGGATGGCGGTGCTGGTGCTGGTGTTCGAGGGGTTCAAGCATTTGATGCGACAGCGCAGGCCTTGA
- a CDS encoding histone-like nucleoid-structuring protein, MvaT/MvaU family, producing MSRLAEFRAAEKALQEQLKQLESLKNDAGLKKEIEFEEKLQGLMKTYGKSLGDIIAILDPNPAKSGLRQATAPKTRRARVVKVYQNPHTGELIETKGGNHRGLKAWKEQYGASTVDSWLRG from the coding sequence TTGTCCAGACTCGCTGAATTTCGTGCAGCTGAAAAGGCCCTTCAAGAACAGCTCAAACAGCTGGAATCCCTGAAGAACGATGCCGGGCTCAAGAAAGAAATCGAATTCGAAGAAAAGCTCCAGGGGCTGATGAAAACCTACGGCAAGTCCCTGGGCGACATCATCGCCATTCTCGATCCGAACCCGGCCAAATCCGGCCTGCGTCAAGCCACAGCACCTAAAACCCGCCGCGCTCGCGTGGTCAAGGTTTATCAGAACCCACACACTGGCGAACTGATTGAAACCAAGGGCGGCAACCACCGCGGCCTGAAAGCCTGGAAGGAACAATACGGTGCTTCCACCGTTGATTCCTGGCTGCGTGGCTAA
- the galU gene encoding UTP--glucose-1-phosphate uridylyltransferase GalU: MIKKCLFPAAGYGTRFLPATKAMPKEMLPVVNKPLIQYGVEEALDAGLNEISIVTGRGKRALEDHFDISYELENQIKGTDKEKYLVGIRKLLDECSFSYTRQTEMKGLGHAILTGRPLIGDEPFAVVLADDLCVNLEGDGVLTQMVKLYKQFRCSIVAIQEVDPQETNKYGVIAGEMIRDDIYRVHSMVEKPKPEDAPSNLAIIGRYILTPDIFDLIEQTEPGKGGEIQITDALMKQAQNGCVMAYKFKGKRFDCGGAEGYIDATNFCFENFYKTGKAY; this comes from the coding sequence ATGATCAAGAAATGCTTGTTCCCAGCAGCCGGTTACGGTACTCGCTTCCTGCCAGCGACTAAGGCCATGCCCAAGGAAATGCTGCCGGTGGTAAACAAGCCACTGATCCAGTACGGCGTTGAAGAGGCATTGGATGCCGGTTTGAACGAAATCTCCATCGTCACCGGTCGCGGCAAGCGCGCCCTGGAAGACCACTTCGACATCAGCTACGAGCTGGAAAACCAGATCAAGGGCACCGACAAGGAGAAATACCTGGTCGGCATCCGCAAGCTGCTTGACGAGTGCTCGTTCTCCTACACCCGTCAGACCGAAATGAAAGGCCTGGGCCACGCCATCCTGACCGGCCGCCCGCTGATCGGCGACGAGCCGTTCGCCGTGGTGCTGGCGGACGACCTGTGCGTCAACCTCGAAGGTGACGGCGTGCTGACCCAGATGGTCAAGCTGTACAAGCAATTCCGCTGCTCGATCGTGGCGATCCAGGAAGTCGACCCGCAGGAAACCAACAAGTACGGCGTGATTGCCGGCGAGATGATCCGCGACGACATCTACCGCGTACACAGCATGGTCGAGAAGCCAAAACCGGAAGACGCGCCATCGAACCTGGCGATCATCGGTCGCTACATCCTGACCCCGGACATCTTCGACCTGATCGAACAGACCGAGCCAGGCAAGGGCGGTGAAATCCAGATCACCGACGCCCTGATGAAGCAGGCCCAGAACGGCTGCGTCATGGCCTACAAGTTCAAGGGCAAGCGTTTCGACTGCGGCGGCGCCGAAGGCTACATCGACGCCACCAACTTCTGCTTCGAGAACTTCTACAAGACCGGCAAAGCTTACTGA
- a CDS encoding EAL domain-containing protein, whose amino-acid sequence MPLIIKARRSRRIRLLVTVFCGLLPIVLGGVILYLQAQRTLEHDTRLTAEEAIRQFELMLDNTAQAARELLPLAGQPCDAVKLALREQVTRRPFVRSTNLVWEDNLYCSSLFGDYQEKVNAGDYTQGTLWLMNGNPVTPDSALLVYRLSDGKQGALTTLDGYHLSNVLRLIGRQTLLLLRVGPNWLSADGKVHVAALPALPVAESKLTSTRYDFTVAAGFAEGETWRYMRSEYPALFSLLIFFGAVSALIGHVLQKRSSSPSHELLRALDAEEFVAYFQPVVHGTNKQWSGAEVLMRWNHPKEGLVRPDLFIPFAEHSGLIVPMTRSLMQQTAKLLGPVSASFDEPFHIGINITASHCKNLELVDDCRTFLSAFAPGSIHLVLELTERELIEPAPVTLQLFEQLHALGVKIAIDDFGTGHSSLGYLRQFNVDFLKIDQSFVAMIGADALSRHILDSIIELSVKLDLGIVAEGVETTEQSDYLSAHGVNFLQGYLFGKPMPGADFIRALTLH is encoded by the coding sequence ATGCCACTGATCATCAAAGCCCGCCGCAGCCGCCGCATTCGTTTGCTGGTCACCGTATTCTGTGGCCTGCTGCCGATCGTCCTGGGCGGCGTCATTCTTTACCTGCAGGCACAACGCACGCTGGAGCACGACACCCGTCTGACCGCTGAAGAAGCCATCCGCCAATTCGAACTGATGCTCGATAACACCGCCCAGGCGGCGCGCGAATTGCTACCGCTGGCTGGCCAGCCTTGCGACGCGGTCAAGCTGGCGTTACGCGAACAGGTCACCCGGCGGCCGTTCGTGCGCTCGACCAACCTGGTGTGGGAAGACAACCTCTATTGCAGCTCGCTGTTTGGTGACTATCAGGAGAAGGTCAACGCCGGCGATTACACCCAGGGCACCTTATGGCTGATGAATGGCAACCCGGTCACCCCCGACAGCGCGTTGCTGGTGTATCGGCTCAGCGACGGCAAACAGGGGGCGTTGACCACCCTGGACGGGTATCACCTGAGCAATGTGCTGCGCCTGATCGGTCGCCAGACCCTGCTGTTGCTGCGTGTCGGCCCCAACTGGCTATCCGCTGACGGCAAGGTCCACGTGGCCGCCCTGCCCGCCTTGCCCGTGGCCGAGAGCAAACTGACGTCCACGCGGTATGACTTCACGGTCGCCGCCGGCTTTGCCGAAGGTGAAACCTGGCGCTACATGCGCAGCGAGTACCCGGCACTGTTCAGCCTGTTGATCTTCTTTGGCGCGGTGTCCGCACTGATCGGGCATGTTCTGCAAAAGCGCTCGTCGTCGCCCAGCCATGAACTGCTTCGGGCACTGGATGCCGAGGAGTTCGTTGCGTATTTCCAGCCGGTGGTGCACGGCACGAACAAACAGTGGTCCGGCGCCGAGGTGCTGATGCGCTGGAATCATCCGAAGGAAGGCCTGGTGCGGCCCGACCTGTTCATTCCGTTTGCCGAGCATTCCGGCCTGATCGTGCCGATGACCCGCTCGCTGATGCAGCAAACGGCAAAATTGCTGGGGCCGGTCTCCGCGTCCTTCGATGAACCCTTCCATATCGGTATCAACATTACCGCCAGCCACTGCAAGAACCTGGAACTGGTGGACGATTGCCGGACCTTCCTGAGCGCCTTTGCGCCCGGCTCCATTCATTTGGTGCTGGAGTTGACCGAGCGCGAGCTCATCGAACCTGCGCCGGTGACCCTGCAATTGTTCGAGCAACTGCATGCTCTGGGCGTGAAGATCGCCATCGACGACTTCGGTACCGGCCATTCCAGCCTGGGTTACTTGCGCCAGTTCAATGTCGATTTCCTCAAGATCGACCAGAGTTTCGTCGCCATGATCGGCGCCGACGCCCTGTCCCGGCACATTCTGGACAGCATCATCGAACTCTCGGTGAAACTCGACCTGGGCATCGTCGCCGAAGGGGTGGAAACCACCGAACAGAGTGATTATCTGAGCGCCCACGGCGTTAACTTCCTGCAAGGTTATCTGTTCGGCAAGCCGATGCCGGGGGCGGACTTCATTAGAGCATTAACTCTTCATTAA
- the gloA gene encoding lactoylglutathione lyase, whose product MSLHELNTFPGVTAQPDSATRKFVFNHTMLRVKDITKSLDFYTRILGFSLVEKRDFPEAEFSLYFLALVDKDQIPADAAARTEWMKSIPGILELTHNHGTENDPDFAYHNGNTDPRGFGHICISVPDIVAACERFEALGCDFQKRLSDGRMKSLAFIKDPDAYWVEIIQPAPL is encoded by the coding sequence ATGAGCCTGCACGAATTGAACACTTTCCCCGGCGTGACCGCCCAGCCGGACAGCGCCACCCGGAAGTTCGTCTTCAACCACACCATGCTGCGGGTCAAGGACATCACCAAGTCCCTGGACTTCTACACGCGCATCCTCGGTTTCTCGCTGGTGGAAAAACGCGACTTCCCGGAAGCCGAGTTCAGCCTGTACTTCCTGGCGCTGGTGGACAAGGACCAGATCCCGGCCGATGCCGCCGCGCGCACCGAGTGGATGAAGTCGATCCCGGGCATCCTCGAACTGACCCACAACCACGGCACCGAGAACGACCCGGACTTCGCCTACCACAACGGCAACACCGACCCGCGCGGCTTTGGCCACATCTGCATCTCGGTACCCGACATCGTCGCCGCCTGCGAGCGCTTCGAAGCCCTGGGCTGCGATTTCCAGAAACGCCTGAGCGACGGGCGCATGAAGAGCCTGGCGTTCATCAAGGACCCGGATGCCTATTGGGTTGAAATCATTCAGCCTGCGCCGCTCTAA